A window of Nocardiopsis sp. Huas11 genomic DNA:
GATCCGCTGGTCGACGCGGCGCCGCGCGAGCGCGGACGCCGGCGCCCGCGGCGCGAAGGCCGGTCTGGACCAGTCCAGACCGTTCTCCCCCGGCAGGGGCAGCGACCCGGTGTAGGGCGGCGGCATCGGCAGCCAGGTGGCCGTCCAGGCCGCGCTGAACATCACCAGGCGCATCACCAGGTTGATCCACACCAGCAGTCCGACGAGCACCGCGAACGACGCGTAGACCGGGTTGCTGAGAGTCCCGGCGAGCAGCACCGCCGCGACGGCCTTGAGCACCTCGAAGCCCACCGCGCCGAGCAGCGCTCCCCGCCACATCATCCGCGTCGGCCGCCCGCTGCCCGACAGCAGCGCGAACACCAGCATGAACAGCACCATGTTCATCGACACCGCGACGGCCAGCGCCAGCAGGCGCAGCAGCAGGTTGGCCCACACCGAGCCGTCCAGGCCCACCAGGGACAGCAGCCAGGTGGTGGCCGCCTGCCCGACGCTGGTGAAGGACACGGTGAGCAGGAGCGCCAGACCCAGCCCCAGCATCACCAGCAGGTCGCCCGCCTTGCGCAGGAGGACGTTCGGGCCCTCCTTGACGCTCTTGAGCCAGATCGAGTGCAGCGCCTCGCGCAGCGACGCCACCGAGTTCAGGCCCGCGTAGAGCAGACCGAGCAGACCGAGGACTCCGGCGCCCACGCGAGCCTGGGCGATCTGGTCCATGGGCAACTGCTCCGACAGCCCCGGCAGGACGCCGTCCAGCCCTTCCTCCAAGGTCCCGGTGAGCTCGACGTCCATCGAGGCCAGGTAGCCGACCACGGCGAAGGCCAGGGCGAGGAGCGGGAAGAAGGAGAGGAAGGCGAAGTAGGTGACCGCTCCCGCGAGCTGGGTGCCGTTGCGGTCCGCGTAGCGCTCGTAGGCGCGCACCACGTGGTCCATCGCTGGGCGGCGCCGCCTCAGCCGCCAGTACGCGTCCATCGACAGGTTCCGGTAGTGCCGTGCCCCGTCCTTCGCCCTGTCCAGCGCTGCCGCCATACGGTCCTTCCCACCTGCGGGCCCGGGAGTGTGGGCCACCCTAGTCCAGTGGCGGCGCCGTAGGGGGGCGCCACGCGCGGTTCCGCCGTGGCACACGGCAGACTTGGGAGCGTAGTCGTCAGGGGGATCAGGGAGAAGGGGGACGTCAGGTGGGGGGCGCGGGGGCGCGGTTGCGTGCTGTGTTGGGGGTGCGGTCGGCGGGGCCGCTCGGCGAGTGGTCGGACCAGCCCCCCGACCCGGACGCACTGGCGAAGGAGTACCAGCGGCGGTACGGCGACGCGCCCGCGGGGGTGTGGCGCGCGCCGGGCCGGCTGGCGCTGATGGGCGAGCACACGGGGGCCGCGGCCGGGCCGGCCCTGTACGCCGCCCTCCCCTGGGGTGTGACGGCCGCGGTCGGCCAGGCGCCGGACGCGGGCGTGCACGTGGCGACGCCCCTGGGCGCCGTGCGGCCCAGGGAGGCCGTGGCACGGGCCGTGGCGGGGGCCGTGGCCGACGCGCGCCGCAGCGGCTCCCTGGCGGCCGAGACGGGCGTCCGGGTGGTCCTGGACGCCGACCTGCCCGAGCACGCCTCCCTGGGGCGCACGGCCGCCGCGGGCAGCGCGGTGGCCCTGGCCCTGGCCGACATGGGCGGCGACCCTCCGCCCGAGGGCGCCGAGGCGGACGGACGGGTGGCCATGGTCGCCCGGCCCGGCTGCGTGGTGCGCGTCAACCCCCAGAGGATGACGTCCACGGTCCTGCCCTTCGACCTGGCCGCCGACGGGCTGCGGCTGCTCGTCATCGACACCGGCGCCCTGCCCCGCCGGGATCCGCGCCCCGCCCGCGAGGCGGAGCTGGCGCGGGCGCAGGAGGTCCTGGGCCCGCTGCGCGCGGTCCGGGACCTGCCCGCGGCGCTGCGCGAGCTGCGCGACCCGGTCCTGCGCACCCGGGTGGAGTACGCGGTCACCGAGACGCACCGGCTCAACGCGGCGGTGGGCCTGCTGCGCGCGGGCCGCGCCGCCGAGGTCGGACCGGTGCTGACGGCCTCGCACCTGTCGCTGCGCCGGTTCGACCTGCCCACGCCGGAGGTGGACCTGGCCGCGGAGACCGCGTCCCGGGCGGGGGCCCGCGGTGTCCGGATGTCCGGGTGGCGGGGCACGGCCCTGGCCCTGGCCGCCGAGGACCGCGTCGAGCGGATCACCGACGCCCTCGCCAAGGCCTTCACCGACCAGGGCCGGGTGGCGCCCCGCGTGCGCGCGGCCGTCCCCTCGGCCGGTGCCCACCG
This region includes:
- a CDS encoding YihY/virulence factor BrkB family protein, yielding MAAALDRAKDGARHYRNLSMDAYWRLRRRRPAMDHVVRAYERYADRNGTQLAGAVTYFAFLSFFPLLALAFAVVGYLASMDVELTGTLEEGLDGVLPGLSEQLPMDQIAQARVGAGVLGLLGLLYAGLNSVASLREALHSIWLKSVKEGPNVLLRKAGDLLVMLGLGLALLLTVSFTSVGQAATTWLLSLVGLDGSVWANLLLRLLALAVAVSMNMVLFMLVFALLSGSGRPTRMMWRGALLGAVGFEVLKAVAAVLLAGTLSNPVYASFAVLVGLLVWINLVMRLVMFSAAWTATWLPMPPPYTGSLPLPGENGLDWSRPAFAPRAPASALARRRVDQRIVAGLAAAAGAAGVGGAVAGLMRRMRRRDG
- a CDS encoding galactokinase family protein, yielding MGGAGARLRAVLGVRSAGPLGEWSDQPPDPDALAKEYQRRYGDAPAGVWRAPGRLALMGEHTGAAAGPALYAALPWGVTAAVGQAPDAGVHVATPLGAVRPREAVARAVAGAVADARRSGSLAAETGVRVVLDADLPEHASLGRTAAAGSAVALALADMGGDPPPEGAEADGRVAMVARPGCVVRVNPQRMTSTVLPFDLAADGLRLLVIDTGALPRRDPRPAREAELARAQEVLGPLRAVRDLPAALRELRDPVLRTRVEYAVTETHRLNAAVGLLRAGRAAEVGPVLTASHLSLRRFDLPTPEVDLAAETASRAGARGVRMSGWRGTALALAAEDRVERITDALAKAFTDQGRVAPRVRAAVPSAGAHRLR